A genomic window from Streptomyces brevispora includes:
- a CDS encoding lipid-transfer protein, which produces MSGDVAVLGAGMHPWGKWGRSFVEYGRVAARNALADAGIDWPDVQSVVGADTVRGGYPGYVAGATFAQALGWQGARVTSVYAACASGAQAVNTARAQILAGMADVVLVVGADAAPKGFFAPAGGERPNDPDWLRFRVLGATNPTYFALYARRRMAVHGDTPEDFALVKVKNAAAGALNRNARYRAPVSAEQVAASAVVADPLRLLDICATSDGGAALVLSSMEFARRHGAADPVRIRAVSTVTPTYPKAVLDLPDIATDSAVAVEPATASFRASIARAAYEEAGIGPSDLSLAEVYDLSTALELEWYEDIGLCPAGGGAALVREGATALGGRIPVNPSGGLASFGEAVPAQAIAQVCELTWQLRGTAGDRQVPGARAGITANQGLFGHGSAVVAVR; this is translated from the coding sequence ATGAGCGGGGACGTGGCCGTCCTCGGGGCCGGGATGCACCCCTGGGGCAAGTGGGGGCGCAGCTTCGTGGAGTACGGCAGGGTGGCGGCCCGCAACGCGCTCGCCGATGCGGGCATCGACTGGCCGGACGTGCAGTCGGTGGTCGGCGCGGACACCGTGCGCGGCGGGTACCCGGGGTACGTGGCCGGGGCGACGTTCGCTCAGGCGCTGGGCTGGCAGGGCGCCCGCGTCACCAGCGTGTACGCGGCCTGCGCGTCGGGCGCCCAGGCCGTCAACACCGCCAGGGCGCAGATCCTGGCCGGAATGGCGGACGTGGTGCTCGTGGTGGGTGCGGACGCGGCGCCCAAGGGGTTCTTCGCCCCGGCGGGCGGCGAACGGCCCAACGATCCGGACTGGCTGCGGTTCCGGGTGCTCGGCGCCACGAACCCCACCTACTTCGCGCTCTACGCCCGTCGCCGGATGGCCGTGCACGGGGACACCCCGGAGGACTTCGCGCTGGTCAAGGTGAAGAACGCGGCGGCCGGCGCATTGAACCGTAACGCCCGCTACCGGGCGCCGGTGAGCGCCGAGCAGGTCGCGGCCTCCGCGGTGGTCGCCGATCCGCTGCGGCTGCTGGACATCTGCGCCACCTCCGACGGCGGGGCGGCACTGGTGCTGTCCAGCATGGAGTTCGCCCGGCGTCACGGGGCTGCGGATCCGGTCCGTATCCGTGCCGTTTCGACCGTGACGCCGACGTATCCGAAGGCGGTGCTCGACCTTCCGGACATCGCCACCGATTCGGCGGTCGCCGTGGAACCGGCGACCGCGAGTTTCCGCGCCTCCATCGCACGGGCGGCGTACGAGGAAGCGGGAATCGGGCCTTCGGATCTCTCGCTGGCCGAGGTGTACGACCTCTCCACGGCGCTGGAACTGGAGTGGTACGAGGACATCGGGCTGTGCCCGGCGGGTGGGGGCGCGGCGCTCGTCCGCGAAGGGGCGACGGCGCTCGGCGGGCGCATCCCGGTGAACCCGAGCGGCGGGCTGGCGTCCTTCGGCGAGGCCGTGCCCGCGCAGGCGATCGCCCAGGTATGCGAGCTGACCTGGCAGTTGCGCGGCACGGCGGGAGACCGCCAGGTTCCGGGGGCGCGAGCCGGGATCACCGCGAACCAGGGGCTGTTCGGCCACGGCTCGGCAGTCGTCGCGGTCCGCTGA
- a CDS encoding HEAT repeat domain-containing protein: protein MFDPFIAPSGTLLGLLQRGRGDGTLHALAAPRPEALAALNHCVLSDPRHDWQVENRSLYYARLYLDLDGGIEEIERHLADPEDHLDTDESRTGLALAVLGHLASYGRDDALALLRSYAATGSNWAWALDELALRDDDAGLRSLAVPVLARFGTDTEGSAELAAAVRDAYEPRPWRLWADDPREMVGARVRAASEQGSFDRWQRQMRPGGPRPGWSVQAVFDWAQQGLDRGSDLHVPAARCLSAVAGPEDRPVIVEAARSGPEGARCAALHYLTEAQDPVVLDLIEAAAVSSSRTVADAAVAAFERMCGEAAVDRARRWARRPDALGASAAGVLASRGGAQDAPLVLGALREAVRGDGPDALRLWTLVDGTGRLGIACAAPVLRHVYRETSSSHLRGRAARALAATDPSFPTGFAVECLWDCEETTREVAARHAETGDIRVAERLRRLAADPAEEAEVQTAVRSRIGPDAPAV from the coding sequence ATGTTTGATCCGTTCATAGCGCCGAGCGGCACCCTGCTCGGCCTGCTGCAGAGGGGCCGTGGCGACGGCACGCTCCACGCGCTCGCCGCACCACGCCCCGAGGCCCTGGCGGCTCTCAACCACTGCGTCCTGAGCGATCCGCGTCACGACTGGCAGGTGGAGAACCGCTCCCTCTACTACGCGCGCCTGTATCTCGACCTCGACGGCGGGATCGAGGAGATCGAGCGGCATCTCGCTGATCCCGAGGACCACCTGGACACGGACGAGTCACGCACCGGCCTGGCCCTCGCCGTACTCGGCCACCTCGCCTCGTACGGACGCGACGACGCCCTCGCCCTGCTGCGTAGCTACGCCGCGACCGGCTCCAACTGGGCCTGGGCCCTCGACGAGCTGGCCCTGCGCGACGACGACGCCGGCCTCCGGTCCCTCGCCGTCCCCGTGCTCGCCCGCTTCGGCACGGACACCGAGGGCTCCGCCGAACTGGCCGCCGCCGTACGCGACGCCTACGAACCCCGGCCCTGGCGGCTCTGGGCCGACGACCCGCGCGAAATGGTCGGGGCCCGGGTGCGAGCCGCCTCCGAACAGGGCTCGTTCGACCGGTGGCAACGGCAGATGCGCCCCGGCGGACCCCGCCCCGGCTGGAGCGTCCAGGCCGTCTTCGACTGGGCGCAGCAGGGACTCGACCGCGGCAGCGACCTCCATGTGCCGGCCGCCCGCTGTCTCTCCGCCGTCGCGGGACCCGAGGACCGGCCCGTGATCGTCGAGGCTGCCCGCAGCGGCCCTGAAGGCGCCCGGTGCGCCGCCCTGCACTACCTGACCGAGGCCCAGGACCCGGTCGTGCTCGACCTGATCGAGGCCGCGGCGGTCAGCTCCTCGCGCACCGTCGCCGACGCGGCCGTCGCCGCCTTCGAGCGGATGTGCGGTGAGGCGGCCGTCGACCGCGCCCGGCGCTGGGCCCGGCGGCCCGACGCGCTCGGCGCCTCGGCAGCCGGTGTGCTGGCAAGCCGCGGCGGCGCACAGGACGCGCCGCTGGTCCTCGGCGCCCTGCGCGAAGCCGTGCGCGGGGACGGACCCGACGCCCTCCGCCTGTGGACCCTGGTCGACGGCACCGGGCGGCTGGGCATCGCCTGCGCCGCTCCCGTCCTGCGCCACGTCTACCGGGAGACGTCCTCCTCCCACCTGCGGGGCAGAGCCGCCCGCGCACTGGCCGCCACCGACCCCTCCTTCCCCACCGGCTTCGCCGTCGAGTGCCTGTGGGACTGCGAGGAGACGACCCGCGAGGTCGCCGCACGCCACGCGGAGACCGGCGACATCAGGGTGGCCGAGCGCCTGCGCCGGCTGGCCGCCGACCCGGCCGAGGAGGCCGAGGTCCAGACAGCCGTACGCAGCAGGATCGGTCCGGACGCACCCGCCGTCTGA
- a CDS encoding ankyrin repeat domain-containing protein — protein sequence MSETPDPEVVELATKVFDLARRGDADGLAAYVDAGVPVNLTNDRGDSLLMLAAYHGHAPAVAALVGRGADPDRANDRGQTPLAGAVFKGEDAVIEALLAAGADPAAGTPSALDTARMFGKADLLELFGSR from the coding sequence ATGAGCGAAACCCCTGATCCCGAGGTGGTGGAGCTGGCGACCAAGGTCTTCGACCTGGCACGCCGCGGAGATGCCGACGGGCTCGCCGCCTACGTCGACGCCGGGGTTCCCGTGAACCTCACCAACGACCGGGGCGACTCGCTTCTGATGCTCGCCGCCTATCACGGGCACGCCCCCGCGGTCGCGGCCCTGGTCGGCCGCGGCGCCGATCCGGACCGCGCCAACGACCGGGGGCAGACGCCGCTCGCCGGAGCCGTCTTCAAGGGCGAGGACGCGGTGATCGAGGCCCTGCTCGCCGCAGGGGCCGATCCGGCGGCCGGAACACCCTCCGCCCTGGACACCGCGCGCATGTTCGGCAAGGCCGACCTGCTGGAACTCTTCGGTTCCCGCTGA
- a CDS encoding sensor histidine kinase gives MRFRGKSIRRKIVALLLVPLVSLTGLWGFATYLTGREARQLMSASTVVEKIGHPLEDTVRVIQNERRQTLVFLADPRASDALPVLRRQRAATDRVVGQVNRSARQKDIRDALRPDAATQLSSILGAVEGLQALRDSVDKRTIGRAKAMDYYNGLIAPCYRFLTGLHVMENVSMDKQVRALAGISRAREMLSQEDALVASGLLAGRLTAPELRQISDLVAKRGLLYEVNLEALPASERRRVEQYWASPDSEPLRSAEDKLIAQGPTHDPREVDAARWQEVAPPVLDRLANDSTEMNNRFQDRGRPAGYGVLIKAGVAGVLGFLALLVSVFVSVRIGRELVRDLSRLRKDAHEVSGVRLPSVMRRLAAGEHIDVETESPHLHYERDEIGQVGQALNILQRAAVEAAVRQADMRRGVSEVFVNLARRNQVLLHRQLTLLDTMERRTENTEELADLFRLDHLTTRMRRHAEGLVILSGAAPSRQWRKPVQLMDVVRAAVAEVEDYERIEVRRLPKIGVGGPAVADLTHLIAELLENATVFSPPHTAVQVHGERVANGFTLEIHDRGLGMPPELLLDANLRLAETPEFELSDTDRLGLFVISRLAQRQNVRVSLQTSPYGGTTAVVFIPAALLTDAPEAHGTGFRLDRRSEKAIASSRPGSDPAGGGMDGGDAFGRPAGSRTQGGRPAGLAPVPTGRADPALLDGPVELEGPVGPLDFNRDPVLEAVAGSGLDPVLDGVSDLEDTESERGGIFRARELRRDGDRDQHQQAADQIEDPDGVRELRPDDTRPLPRRKPPTLVTDRGRRINETGRAHPTTADPGDARPVSGPVRSADRGRPPEPRQSDGPRTRTGHATTPAVTPSVPGPRSPSPTRTSAPAPETVGGLPRRIRQASLAHQLREGPVGGAAPDLVETAEDIERDADEVRSRMASLQRGWQRGRLQNAEDVTGPDDTAQGTTPGGDGR, from the coding sequence ATGCGCTTTCGCGGGAAATCCATCCGCAGGAAGATCGTGGCGTTGCTTCTGGTGCCGCTCGTCTCCCTCACCGGACTATGGGGCTTCGCCACCTATCTGACCGGCCGCGAGGCACGCCAGCTGATGAGCGCGAGCACCGTGGTGGAGAAGATCGGCCACCCCCTTGAGGACACCGTCCGGGTCATCCAGAACGAGCGCCGTCAGACTCTCGTCTTCCTCGCGGACCCACGCGCCTCCGACGCCCTGCCGGTGCTGCGCCGCCAGCGCGCCGCCACCGACCGGGTCGTGGGCCAGGTCAACAGGAGCGCGCGGCAGAAGGACATCCGCGACGCGCTGCGCCCCGACGCCGCAACCCAGCTCAGCTCGATCCTGGGCGCCGTCGAGGGGCTGCAGGCGCTCCGCGACTCCGTCGACAAGCGCACCATCGGCCGGGCCAAGGCGATGGACTACTACAACGGCCTCATCGCCCCGTGCTACCGCTTCCTGACCGGTCTCCACGTCATGGAGAACGTGTCGATGGACAAGCAGGTCCGAGCCCTGGCCGGCATCTCGCGTGCCCGTGAAATGCTCTCCCAGGAAGACGCACTCGTCGCGTCGGGGCTCCTCGCGGGACGGCTGACGGCCCCCGAACTCCGGCAGATCTCCGACCTCGTCGCCAAGCGCGGACTGCTGTACGAGGTCAACCTCGAAGCGCTCCCCGCGTCGGAACGCCGCCGCGTCGAGCAGTACTGGGCGAGCCCGGACAGCGAGCCGCTGCGCTCCGCCGAGGACAAGCTCATCGCCCAGGGCCCCACCCACGACCCCCGCGAGGTGGACGCCGCACGCTGGCAGGAGGTGGCCCCGCCCGTCCTGGACCGGCTGGCCAACGATTCGACCGAGATGAACAACCGCTTCCAGGACCGCGGCAGGCCCGCCGGCTACGGTGTCCTGATCAAGGCGGGCGTCGCCGGTGTCCTGGGATTCCTCGCCCTGCTCGTCTCGGTCTTCGTCTCCGTGCGCATCGGCCGCGAGCTCGTCCGCGACCTCTCACGCCTGCGCAAGGACGCCCATGAGGTCTCCGGCGTGCGCCTGCCGAGTGTGATGCGCCGTCTCGCCGCGGGCGAACACATCGACGTCGAGACCGAGTCCCCGCACCTCCACTACGAACGTGACGAGATCGGCCAGGTCGGGCAGGCCCTGAACATCCTGCAACGGGCCGCGGTCGAGGCCGCCGTCAGGCAGGCCGACATGCGCCGCGGGGTGTCCGAGGTGTTCGTCAACCTCGCCCGCCGCAACCAGGTGCTGCTGCACCGCCAGTTGACGCTCCTGGACACGATGGAGCGCCGCACCGAGAACACCGAGGAACTCGCCGACCTGTTCCGCCTCGACCACCTCACCACGCGTATGCGGCGCCACGCCGAGGGCCTGGTGATCCTCTCGGGAGCCGCACCGTCACGACAGTGGCGCAAGCCCGTCCAGCTGATGGATGTGGTGCGTGCCGCCGTCGCCGAGGTGGAGGACTACGAACGGATCGAGGTCCGCAGGCTGCCGAAGATCGGTGTGGGCGGCCCCGCCGTCGCCGACCTCACCCACCTGATCGCCGAACTCCTGGAGAACGCCACGGTGTTCTCACCCCCGCACACCGCGGTCCAGGTGCACGGCGAACGCGTCGCCAACGGGTTCACCCTCGAAATCCACGACCGCGGGCTCGGCATGCCCCCGGAACTCCTCCTGGACGCCAACCTGCGACTCGCCGAGACACCCGAGTTCGAGCTGTCCGACACCGACCGGCTCGGCCTCTTCGTGATCAGCCGGCTGGCCCAGCGGCAGAACGTCCGGGTGTCGCTTCAGACCTCCCCCTACGGAGGCACCACCGCGGTCGTGTTCATCCCGGCGGCGCTGCTCACCGACGCCCCGGAGGCCCACGGTACGGGGTTCCGCCTCGACCGCCGGTCCGAGAAGGCGATCGCCAGCAGCCGGCCGGGCAGCGACCCGGCGGGCGGCGGCATGGACGGCGGCGACGCGTTCGGCCGCCCCGCGGGCAGCCGAACGCAGGGCGGCAGGCCCGCCGGCCTCGCACCGGTGCCCACCGGCCGGGCGGACCCGGCCCTGCTGGACGGGCCGGTCGAGCTCGAAGGCCCGGTCGGTCCGCTGGACTTCAACCGCGACCCGGTACTGGAAGCCGTCGCCGGATCCGGGCTCGACCCGGTACTCGACGGGGTGTCCGACCTGGAGGACACCGAGAGCGAACGCGGCGGCATCTTCCGGGCCCGTGAACTCCGGCGCGACGGCGACCGCGATCAGCACCAGCAGGCCGCCGACCAGATCGAGGACCCGGACGGTGTCCGGGAACTGCGCCCCGACGACACCAGGCCGCTGCCCCGCCGCAAACCGCCGACCCTGGTCACCGACCGGGGCCGCCGGATCAATGAGACGGGCCGGGCCCACCCCACGACCGCCGATCCGGGCGACGCCCGCCCGGTGTCCGGCCCCGTCCGGTCCGCGGACCGCGGCCGGCCCCCCGAGCCCCGGCAGTCCGACGGTCCGCGGACACGCACCGGGCACGCCACGACTCCGGCCGTCACGCCCTCGGTACCGGGGCCCCGCTCGCCGTCACCCACCCGCACCTCGGCTCCCGCCCCCGAGACGGTCGGGGGGCTGCCCCGCCGGATCCGGCAGGCCAGCCTCGCGCATCAGCTCCGCGAGGGGCCCGTCGGCGGCGCCGCGCCGGACCTGGTGGAGACGGCGGAGGACATCGAACGCGACGCCGACGAGGTACGCAGCCGCATGGCCTCGCTCCAGCGCGGCTGGCAGCGCGGCCGCCTGCAGAACGCCGAGGACGTGACCGGCCCCGATGACACAGCACAAGGAACCACTCCGGGAGGGGACGGTCGATGA
- a CDS encoding PLP-dependent aminotransferase family protein, with protein MAQWTSAVGAAQLARQLHAQQPRQTGPGNRRPPAYRALADGIRLLVLEGRVPVAARLPAERELALALAVSRTTVAAAYEALRAEGFLGSRRGAGSWTTVPAGNPLPARGLEPLPPEALGSMIDLGCASLPAPEPWLTRAVQGALEELAPYAHTHGDYPAGLPALRQMLADRYTADGIPTMPEQIMVTTGAMGAIDAICHLFAGRGERIAVESPSYANILQLMREAGARLVPVAMEEGLGGWDMNRWRQVLRDAAPRLAYVVADFHNPTGALADEDRRRALVDAARSAGTVLVVDETMNELHLDDDVRMPRRVCAFDPAGSTVLTVGSASKAFWAGMRIGWVRAAPDVIRSLVAARAYADMGTPVLEQLAVNWLMGTGGWEQAVQIRREQARDNRDALVTAVRRELPDWEFSVPRGGLTLWVRTGGLSGSRLAVAGERVGVRVPSGPRFGVDGAFEGYVRLPFTVGGPVADEAALRLAAAARLVSSGAGAGAEAPRTFVA; from the coding sequence ATGGCGCAGTGGACTTCGGCAGTCGGTGCGGCTCAGCTCGCCCGGCAGCTCCATGCCCAGCAGCCCAGGCAGACCGGCCCCGGCAACCGTAGGCCGCCGGCCTACCGTGCGCTCGCCGACGGCATCCGGCTGCTCGTCCTCGAAGGCCGGGTCCCGGTCGCCGCCCGGCTCCCCGCCGAACGTGAACTGGCGCTCGCCCTGGCCGTCAGCCGTACGACGGTCGCCGCGGCCTACGAGGCACTGCGGGCCGAGGGCTTCCTGGGGTCCCGGCGCGGAGCCGGCAGCTGGACGACGGTGCCCGCGGGCAATCCGCTGCCCGCCCGCGGGCTGGAGCCGCTGCCCCCCGAGGCGCTCGGATCGATGATCGACCTGGGCTGCGCCTCACTGCCCGCCCCCGAACCGTGGCTGACCCGGGCCGTCCAGGGCGCCCTGGAGGAGCTGGCCCCGTACGCGCACACCCACGGCGACTACCCGGCGGGGCTGCCCGCGCTGCGGCAGATGCTCGCCGACCGGTACACCGCCGACGGTATCCCGACGATGCCCGAACAGATCATGGTCACCACCGGTGCGATGGGCGCGATCGACGCCATCTGCCACCTCTTCGCGGGCCGCGGGGAACGGATCGCGGTGGAGTCCCCGAGCTACGCCAACATCCTCCAGCTGATGCGGGAGGCGGGCGCCCGCCTCGTACCGGTGGCCATGGAGGAGGGGCTGGGCGGCTGGGACATGAACCGGTGGCGCCAGGTGCTGCGGGACGCGGCCCCGCGGCTCGCCTACGTCGTCGCGGACTTCCACAACCCCACCGGGGCCCTGGCCGACGAGGACCGGCGCCGCGCACTGGTGGACGCCGCACGCTCGGCCGGTACGGTCCTGGTCGTCGACGAGACGATGAACGAACTGCACCTGGACGACGACGTGCGGATGCCGCGCCGGGTCTGCGCCTTCGACCCGGCGGGCAGCACCGTGCTCACCGTGGGTTCGGCCAGCAAGGCCTTCTGGGCCGGTATGCGGATCGGCTGGGTGCGCGCCGCCCCGGATGTCATCCGCAGCCTGGTGGCCGCCCGCGCCTACGCCGACATGGGCACCCCGGTCCTTGAGCAACTGGCCGTCAACTGGCTGATGGGCACCGGTGGCTGGGAACAGGCCGTGCAGATCCGCCGGGAACAGGCGCGGGACAACCGGGATGCGCTGGTCACGGCCGTGCGCCGGGAGCTGCCGGACTGGGAGTTCTCCGTACCGCGCGGCGGTCTGACGCTCTGGGTGCGCACCGGTGGCCTCTCCGGATCGCGGCTCGCGGTGGCCGGGGAGCGAGTCGGGGTGCGGGTGCCGTCCGGGCCCCGGTTCGGTGTCGACGGTGCCTTCGAGGGATACGTACGGCTGCCGTTCACGGTCGGCGGGCCGGTGGCGGACGAGGCGGCCCTGCGGCTCGCCGCCGCCGCCCGACTGGTCAGCTCGGGGGCGGGCGCGGGCGCGGAGGCGCCCCGGACGTTCGTCGCCTGA
- a CDS encoding roadblock/LC7 domain-containing protein, translated as MTAPNATALNSARQGSGELNWLLDELVERVASIRKALVLSSDGLPTGASKDLTREDGEHLAAVASGFHSLAKGVGRHFDAGRVRQTVVELDEAFLFVTAAGDGSCLAVLADSDSDVGQVAYEMTLMVKRVGAHLANSPRTTGLTSGG; from the coding sequence ATGACCGCACCGAACGCCACAGCACTCAACTCAGCACGCCAGGGGTCCGGCGAGCTCAACTGGCTCCTCGATGAACTCGTCGAGCGGGTCGCGAGCATCCGCAAAGCGCTGGTGCTCTCCAGCGACGGCCTTCCCACCGGCGCGTCCAAGGACCTGACCAGGGAGGACGGCGAGCACCTGGCGGCCGTGGCCTCCGGGTTCCACAGCCTCGCCAAGGGGGTGGGCCGGCACTTCGACGCCGGCCGGGTCCGCCAGACCGTCGTCGAGCTCGACGAGGCGTTCCTGTTCGTCACGGCCGCCGGCGACGGCAGCTGCCTCGCGGTGCTCGCCGACTCCGACTCGGACGTCGGCCAGGTGGCGTACGAGATGACGCTGATGGTCAAGCGTGTCGGCGCCCACCTGGCCAACTCCCCCCGGACGACCGGTCTGACCTCCGGAGGGTGA
- a CDS encoding ATP-binding protein, which yields MARRPLPRILSSGSASITRSREIARTAADSATDVLHPLITITRGLRLLAGAGRQKWAATPKDRRGPTLFLVAACVLVVALIPYGSFMALVTVMCAAARKGRERSPVRTGPNEAETGRLQALYDALVPYFSTADDPSPLFVHGGDWDQVFSDYEFDGDGRVSRLRVTYPAYFTDSEAASRARIEQLLHAKSGRGREYRFSWDEEGNQLVMSVLGALPTSITAQHFVTAPGETVLGFTDDDAVQRTVPVSDGDGTRDAPGVVWRTGARTTEPHLLIAGQPGSGTTTLMRSIALQALQQGDILIIEGSGIGEYACFNGREGVLAVECGPAGALATLEWAAQETERRLIEASRARQSGYAVPEDTRRPLWILLDRPSVLGHLAAVGGGPDPQELLQVPLRHGRAANVTVVMTEQFDSLDGLSATVRTHTRARVVLGHCSPVQIESVLGLEPHTTPTPDVPPGRGYARLGAGPVLRIQVPATPDPYDDTTSEAQRRTVLGLLPERRTAIEATTPAPVAAETVTASVALESVAVSD from the coding sequence GTGGCCCGGCGACCACTCCCCCGCATTCTGAGCAGCGGCAGCGCTTCGATCACTCGCAGTCGCGAGATCGCGCGCACGGCCGCCGACAGCGCCACCGACGTGCTCCATCCGCTGATCACGATCACCCGTGGTCTGCGGCTGCTGGCAGGTGCAGGACGGCAGAAGTGGGCCGCGACGCCCAAGGACCGGCGCGGCCCCACGCTGTTCCTCGTCGCGGCCTGCGTACTCGTGGTCGCGCTCATCCCGTACGGGTCGTTCATGGCCCTGGTCACGGTGATGTGCGCCGCCGCACGGAAGGGACGGGAACGCTCTCCCGTCAGGACCGGCCCGAACGAGGCGGAGACCGGGCGCCTGCAGGCTCTGTACGACGCGCTCGTGCCGTACTTCTCCACGGCCGACGACCCCAGTCCGCTGTTCGTCCACGGAGGCGACTGGGACCAGGTCTTCAGTGACTACGAGTTCGACGGCGACGGCCGCGTCTCCCGGCTCCGGGTGACGTACCCCGCGTACTTCACCGACAGCGAGGCAGCGTCCCGCGCCCGGATCGAACAGCTGCTGCACGCCAAGTCGGGCCGCGGCCGTGAGTACCGGTTCAGCTGGGACGAGGAGGGCAACCAGCTCGTCATGAGCGTGCTCGGAGCCCTGCCCACCTCGATCACCGCCCAGCACTTCGTCACCGCCCCGGGCGAGACAGTCCTCGGCTTCACGGACGACGACGCGGTGCAGCGCACCGTCCCGGTGAGCGACGGGGACGGGACCCGGGACGCACCAGGAGTCGTCTGGCGGACCGGCGCACGCACCACGGAGCCGCATCTGCTGATCGCCGGACAGCCCGGCAGCGGCACCACCACACTGATGCGCTCCATCGCACTCCAGGCACTCCAGCAGGGCGACATCCTGATCATCGAGGGCAGCGGCATCGGTGAGTACGCCTGCTTCAACGGCCGCGAGGGCGTGCTGGCCGTGGAGTGCGGGCCGGCCGGGGCGCTCGCCACCCTGGAATGGGCGGCGCAGGAGACGGAGCGGCGGCTGATCGAGGCCAGCCGGGCCCGGCAGTCCGGGTACGCCGTCCCCGAGGACACCAGGCGTCCGCTCTGGATCCTGCTGGACCGGCCCAGCGTGCTCGGCCATCTGGCCGCCGTCGGCGGCGGGCCCGACCCCCAGGAGCTGCTTCAGGTGCCGCTGCGGCACGGCAGGGCCGCCAACGTCACCGTGGTGATGACCGAGCAGTTCGACAGCCTGGACGGCCTGAGCGCCACCGTGCGCACCCACACCCGGGCCCGCGTGGTGCTCGGGCACTGCTCCCCCGTCCAGATCGAGTCCGTCCTGGGACTGGAACCGCACACCACCCCGACCCCGGACGTCCCGCCCGGCCGCGGCTACGCACGGCTCGGCGCCGGTCCGGTGCTGCGCATCCAGGTGCCGGCCACGCCTGATCCGTACGACGACACGACCAGCGAGGCGCAGCGCCGGACGGTGCTCGGCCTGTTGCCCGAACGGCGGACGGCGATCGAGGCGACCACGCCCGCCCCGGTTGCGGCGGAGACCGTGACCGCTTCCGTCGCCCTGGAGAGTGTGGCCGTCAGCGACTGA
- a CDS encoding GTP-binding protein — translation MAFGRSSRNRRPVEPVTLKILVAGGFGVGKTTMVGAVSEIRPLRTEESLTEAGRPVDDLDGVEAKTTTTVAMDFGRITLREDLVLYLFGTPGQDRFWFLWDELAQGALGAVVLADTRRLEDCFAAVDYFERREIPFAVAVNCFEGADRFPTETVQAALDLDPEVPVLLCDARDRSSVRDVLVAVVEHALARADALREPATT, via the coding sequence ATGGCCTTCGGGCGCTCTAGCCGCAACAGGCGGCCCGTTGAGCCCGTTACCCTGAAAATCCTGGTGGCGGGCGGCTTCGGAGTGGGCAAGACGACCATGGTGGGAGCGGTCAGTGAGATCAGGCCGCTGCGTACGGAGGAGAGCCTGACCGAGGCAGGACGTCCCGTGGACGACCTGGACGGTGTCGAGGCGAAGACCACGACGACGGTGGCCATGGACTTCGGGCGGATCACCCTCCGCGAGGACCTGGTGCTGTATCTCTTCGGCACCCCGGGGCAGGACCGGTTCTGGTTCCTGTGGGACGAACTCGCCCAGGGGGCGCTGGGGGCGGTCGTCCTCGCGGACACCCGGCGTCTGGAGGACTGTTTCGCCGCGGTCGACTACTTCGAACGCCGGGAGATCCCCTTCGCCGTCGCCGTCAACTGCTTCGAGGGCGCCGACCGGTTCCCCACCGAGACGGTGCAGGCGGCGCTGGACCTGGACCCGGAGGTACCGGTGCTCCTGTGCGACGCGCGGGACCGGTCGTCCGTACGCGACGTACTGGTGGCCGTCGTCGAACACGCGCTGGCCCGCGCGGACGCACTCCGCGAACCGGCCACCACGTAG
- a CDS encoding DUF742 domain-containing protein has translation MSADSSRSPAGPGGPQSSRWYDADAGPVVRPYAMTRGRTSSASRHRLDLIAIVVPEPAADDPGRDQMLSPEHVEIVELCSGMPQSIAELAAGLDLPVGVVRVLVGDLVEDELVHVTRPVPPAELPDVNILREVINGLRAL, from the coding sequence ATGAGCGCCGACTCCTCCCGTTCCCCGGCCGGCCCCGGCGGTCCGCAGTCCTCGCGCTGGTACGACGCCGACGCGGGGCCGGTCGTCCGTCCGTACGCGATGACGCGGGGACGTACCAGCAGCGCGTCCCGTCATCGTCTCGACCTGATCGCGATCGTCGTCCCCGAACCCGCGGCCGACGATCCCGGCCGGGACCAGATGCTCTCCCCGGAACACGTGGAGATCGTCGAACTGTGCAGCGGCATGCCCCAGTCGATCGCCGAGCTCGCGGCCGGTCTGGACCTCCCCGTCGGGGTGGTCCGGGTGCTGGTCGGTGATCTCGTCGAGGACGAGCTGGTGCATGTGACCCGTCCCGTTCCGCCGGCCGAGCTGCCGGACGTGAACATTCTTCGCGAGGTGATCAATGGCCTTCGGGCGCTCTAG